The sequence CCGGGATTCGAGCGCTGCGAAACGAAGACGGAAACATAGACCGCATGCTTCAGATTTACGCTGCCCGCCGCAAAAGGGTTTTACAGACGCTCGCCAAGATCGGGATAGACTTCAATCCGCCCAAGGGTACTTTCTACCTGTGGATTCCGACCCCGCAGGGGATGAGTTCCCTGGAATTCACCAACCACCTGTTCGAGAAGGCGGCTGTTGTCGTGGCATCAGGCACCGCCTATGGGCAGTACGGCGAAGGATTTGTCCGCATCTCGCTGACTGTGCCGGATAAACGGCTGGAAGAGGCTATGGCCCGTATTGAAAGCGCAGCGTAATCTTCATAAAAGGCCTTTGCCTGAGGAAACAATAAATGGAAATTGGAATTATCGGCCTGCCGCAAAGCGGGAAAAGCTCCCTGTTTGAGATTATGACCGGCGTCAAGAGCCGTGACCTGCACGGTGAGATCTGCGTGCGAGGGCTCGCGGCCGTGCCCGACCCCCGCTTCGAGAGGCTGGTTGAAATCTTCGCGCCGGCCAAGGTCTCGCCCGCCAGAATTCCCTTCAGCGATGTTAACGCCGCAGGGGAAAAGGCATGGAATGCCGTCCGTCAGAGCCTCTCCGGGGCTGACGGGCTTGTCCATATCGTTGACGCCTTCACCGCACTTGATCTCGCGGAGGCGCTTGGCCGCTACCGCAAGCTTGAAGACGAGCTGATCCTTTCCGACCTGCTGATCGTGGAAAACCGTCTGGAACGGCTCGCCAAAACGGCAAAAAAACCGCTGCCCCCGCAGGACGCCCTGCACGCCGCGGTTCTGCCGAGGCTTCTGGAACAGCTCGAGGGCGGCAAGCCGCTACGGGGATTGCCGCTTTCCGATGAAGAGAAGCACGGCCTGAGGAGCTTTTCCTTCTGGACAATTCGCCCGGAACTTGTGGTCGTCAATACCCCGGAGGACGATCCATCGGTCGCCAATGCCTTTTTGCAGGCATTGGGAACGGCTGTTCCCGGCATCGGCATCTGCTGTGAAATCGAGGCGGAGCTGATCGCCCTGCCCGTGGGAGAACGCAATGAATTTCTCCAGTCGCTTGGCATCGCCGAGGCCGCCTTTGGCCGGGTGATTAAAGCCGCTTTCTCCCTCCTCGGCCAGATTTCCTACTTCACCGTCGGCGAGGACGAGGTCAAGGCCTGGGTAATCCCCGCCGGAACAAAGGCCCCGAAGGCCGCCGGGGTCATCCATAACGATTTCGAACGGGGGTTCATCAAGGCCGAGGTTATTGGCTACGAGGAGTTCATCGCCTGCGGCGGCAGCTACGCCGGGGTCAGAAGCCAGGGGAAACTCCGTCTCGAGGGCAAGGAGTATATTGTTCAGGACGGCGAGATCATCAATTTCCGGTTTAATGTGTAAATAGCGATGCCGCACGGCGCCAATGAAAAATTGTCCCCCGGGCTTTGATTCCAGGTTTTGCTGCTGCACACAAAAAACTTGACATTATTTTTCAATTCTGTTTGTGAACCCCGACCAAGTTTGGAGTGCGGTAATGGCTCTTATGACATAAATCAGGTTTTTCCTTGGGTCGCTTTTCAAAGGGGCCGCCAGAGTGATCTTCGCTACTGAAACCATGGCATAAATATTAATGCAGCAAGGCTTTATAAATTTAACCGGCATTTAAGTCTTGGCCTTGTACAGGCAAAAGACCGTTTTGCATGAAATGCCTGATCCAGTTAGATAGGTATTCAATCTACAACGAGTTCAGGCAATCAAGAAGGGGGAGAAAATGAGGTACGGAGAGACAGGTTTTAATTTGGAGATTGATCTATCCCTGGGAAGCATTGACCGGGTGGAAACTGACCCGAAATTGACCGAGCTTCATCTGGGCGGTCAGGGCACTGCCGACAGGATACTGTGGGACAGGGTTCCTGCGGGAGTTGAACCCTTCTCCCCCGAAAATGTACTCATTTTCAGCTCCGGTCTTTTGGTGGGCACCCCCGTTCCCGGCGCCAATCGCACCGTTGTGAATACCTTTTCTTCCCAGACAAACTTGCATGCGCATTCACTATTGGGGGGATATTTTGGAGCGGAACTCAAGCATGCCGGTTATGACAAAATAGTCATCAGCGGCAGATCATCCGAACTGGTTTATTTGTGGATAAACAATGACAAGGTGGAAATACGCGATGCCAGTCATCTGCGGGGCATGGGCTGCCAGGAAACTGCCGAACAAATTAAAAGGGATTTGAAGAGCGAAAAAATTCAGGTGGCGGCCATCGGCCCGGCCGGCGAAAACAGGGTCAATATGGCCTCCATCGATCACAGCCACTCCAGCGCGGCCCGCGGCGTAGGCTCGATCATGGGCGATAAACGGCTGAAGGCGATCGCGATTCGCGGGACGAAGGACCTTAATATCGCCAGGCCGACAGAGCTTTTTGAGATGTGCCAGAACCTGCGGAAATCAATTGCGGAAAACCCGTCTGTCGGAGACTGGATGGCAACCGACGAGGATGACAGCTTCCATCATAACAATTTTTCCTGGGGCAATGCGCGGGTGCGCAGAAGGGATTTCTGGAGCAAAGAGCTCGAGGAAAGATGGCGCAATCTCAAATATAAGTACATGAACCGGCAGACCAGTTGCTATAACTGTTCCAAGGTCTGCCACAATGTGATCTCCTTTCCAGGGAAACCAACATTCTCCTACAAATGCTACGGGAAAGACACCTATCATATGGCGGCCTTTCAAGAGTTGGACTTCAGTTATGAGATACTCGGCATTTCTCAGGAGTACGGTTTGGACTCATACTCGACGCCGCAGGTCATCGCCTTTGCCCTTGAACTGTACGAAGCCGGCATTTTGAAAGACCAGGATTTCCCGGGAATGCCGGTAAACGTCAGGGAACGATTCTTCTATCTGCTGGAAAAGATCGTCCGCCGGGAAGGGATCGGGGATATCCTGGCCAATGGCGTTTCTTTGGCGGCGCGTCAGATCGGCAACGGCGCCGAGGCGTATGATCATAATACCATCAAAAGATTTGAGCAGTTGCCGATCAAGCTGGGAAGGCTGAATCCCGTTTATTTTCTCATGTTGGCCACGGGTGAGAAGATGGCGATCACCCAGATTGAAGGCTCTTTCCCCCAGGATCCCCTTCCCACCATAGAGCAGCGAAAAGAGTTTGTAGATGGGTGGGTTTCGGTGCCTAATGAAAAGTTTAAAAAATACTTCATGGAATGGGAAAAGCGCGACACAATCTCCAATGAGGCGTCTTGCGCCATTTGCGATTGGAACGAGGCGATGCATTACCTCGATGATGCCACCGGGATCTGCGGATTTCTGTCGTCATTCCGGGGAGGGC comes from Syntrophobacterales bacterium and encodes:
- a CDS encoding YchF family ATPase, with amino-acid sequence MEIGIIGLPQSGKSSLFEIMTGVKSRDLHGEICVRGLAAVPDPRFERLVEIFAPAKVSPARIPFSDVNAAGEKAWNAVRQSLSGADGLVHIVDAFTALDLAEALGRYRKLEDELILSDLLIVENRLERLAKTAKKPLPPQDALHAAVLPRLLEQLEGGKPLRGLPLSDEEKHGLRSFSFWTIRPELVVVNTPEDDPSVANAFLQALGTAVPGIGICCEIEAELIALPVGERNEFLQSLGIAEAAFGRVIKAAFSLLGQISYFTVGEDEVKAWVIPAGTKAPKAAGVIHNDFERGFIKAEVIGYEEFIACGGSYAGVRSQGKLRLEGKEYIVQDGEIINFRFNV
- a CDS encoding aldehyde dehydrogenase; the protein is MRYGETGFNLEIDLSLGSIDRVETDPKLTELHLGGQGTADRILWDRVPAGVEPFSPENVLIFSSGLLVGTPVPGANRTVVNTFSSQTNLHAHSLLGGYFGAELKHAGYDKIVISGRSSELVYLWINNDKVEIRDASHLRGMGCQETAEQIKRDLKSEKIQVAAIGPAGENRVNMASIDHSHSSAARGVGSIMGDKRLKAIAIRGTKDLNIARPTELFEMCQNLRKSIAENPSVGDWMATDEDDSFHHNNFSWGNARVRRRDFWSKELEERWRNLKYKYMNRQTSCYNCSKVCHNVISFPGKPTFSYKCYGKDTYHMAAFQELDFSYEILGISQEYGLDSYSTPQVIAFALELYEAGILKDQDFPGMPVNVRERFFYLLEKIVRREGIGDILANGVSLAARQIGNGAEAYDHNTIKRFEQLPIKLGRLNPVYFLMLATGEKMAITQIEGSFPQDPLPTIEQRKEFVDGWVSVPNEKFKKYFMEWEKRDTISNEASCAICDWNEAMHYLDDATGICGFLSSFRGGQFGGRSAYHIHNMPPLISLSTGIKMDETLLWEVFQRNRTLVRALNVRRGMRRIDEKPPEDHWAIRDHDYEQKLLDDYYDFKGWNKDGIPTKETLDKLGLDYVSEDFLQKGILKDNEAASTEKEKEA